ATCCTGCCAGCTGCGCATGAACGTGGAGATCGCCATCCCGAGCGCCCCGAACGCGAAGCCGACCAGCACCGCCGCCGGGAACGCGGCCAGGGCACGGGCCGCGGTCGTCAGGTCCATCACGGTCATCACCACCAGGAACGCGGCCGAATAGGCGCTGCCCCGCAGCATCGCCCAGGCCAGCTCGCCGAGGGCGATCTCGAACGGCTGCACCGGGGTGGCGATCACCCCGTCGTACAGCTTCATGTACTTCATCTTCCCGAAGAAGTTGAAGGTGGTCTCGGCGAGCGCGCCGGTCATCGCGGACGAGGCGAGCATGGCCGGGGCGACGAACGCCGCGTACGTGACGACCGGACCGCCGGGCAGCGTGAGGTCGCCGACGAGCGCGCCGACCCCGACGCCGATCGAGAGCAGGTAGAGCAGCGGCTCGACGAAACCGGAGACGAGCAGCAGCCAGTAGACGGACCTCAGGGCCGCGACGTTGCGCTGGGTCACCGAAGCCGACCGCCGCGAGGCGGCGGAAACGTCGACCAACCGGGGTAGGACGAGACTGACCATGAACCCTTCCTAGACGACGAGCCGGCGGCCGAAGGCGCGACGGGCCAGCAGCCAGCCGCCGACCACCCAGGCAGCCAGGTAGAGCAGATGACCGGCGACCGACCACTGCGGGGCGATGCCGAGGGTCGCCGCGCGGGACAGGTCGACGGCGTGCCACAGCGGCGTGGCGTACGCGAGCCAGCGCAGCGCCAGCGGCAGCGACTCGACCGGGAAGAACACCCCGGCGAAGAGCGTCATCGGGATCACCGCGAACCGGAACAGCATCGCGAGCCAGCTGTCCGAATCGACCGCCGCCGCGTACGCGAAGGTGGGGGCCGCGACCGCCAGGCCGAGCAGCGCCGCCACCGGCAGCGCCAGCACCGCCCACGGCGACCGCAGCGCCCCCAGCAGACCGGTCACCACGAGGAACGCCGTGGCCGAGGTCAACACCCGGAACAGGACGTACGCCAGGTGACCGCCGAGGATGTCGCCCACCCGCAGCGGCGCCGCGCTCTGCGCGAAGTAGGTCTTGATCCACTGGAAGTTGCTGAACACCGGCCAGGTGGACTCGGCGATCGCCACCTGCAACGCCGTCGAGGCGAGCAGCCCGCCGACGATCCAACTCAGGTAGCTCACCCCACCGACGCCCCGGTCGATGTAGGCCCCGACGCCCACTCCGAAGCCGAGCACGGTCAGCGCGGGCAGCAGGAACGAGGAGAAGACGCCGGCCCGCCAGGTGCGCCGGTAACCCACCAGGTAGTGCGCGAGCACCGCCAACGCCGGCACCCGCGGCAGCGCCGGCCGAGCCCGGTCCCGCGCCATCTCCGTCATGCCACTCCGCTCCCCGTCCACCCCGTCACCGTCCACCCGTCCCCGTCCACCCGTCCCCATCCACTCGGTCTTCCTACCGCACCGGTACGACAGGCCGCGGCCACCCTACGGCGCCCCGCCCGCCCTGTCGCCCGATTTGCCGGTGGGGTCATGGTTGATCGACTTCGTGCCGCGGCAGCGGGCTGTCCGGGCCAGCCGGATACCGCGTCGCCGGCGGCACGGAGTGGATCGACCGGCCCGCTACCGCCGCTCGGGAGCGTGGGCGACGAACGCGCGCCAGGTCTCGGGGGCGAAGGCCAGGACGGGGCCGCCCGGGTCCTTGGAGTCGCGCACGGCGACCCGGCCGGGGAGGTTGTCGGCGACCTCCACGCAGTTGCCGCCGCTGCCGTTGCTGCGGGTGCTCTTGCGCCATGCGGCGCCGGTCAGGTCCATGTCTCCGCCACTTCAGCTATCAGGTCGAGGGACTGCTGCTGCGATAGTGCCTCACCACGGATCGACTCCCAAACCTCGACCATCTGCTGCACGTAGTCGGCGCGGTCGATCACCTGCCCGTGGCGCTGCCCGTCCAGGTAGACGACGTCCTCTCCGGCCGGCGACGTGGCGATCACGAAGGGGCCGTCGAGCCCGGCGTAGGCCCCGGCCGAGAGCGGCACGACCTGGATGCGGACCCGCGGCAGCGTCTTGCCCAGCTTCACGAGATGCTGCAACTGCTCCCGCATCACCTCCGGCCCACCGACGCGGCGGCGCAGCAGGTACTCGTCGACGACCACGCTGAGCAGCGGTGGCCGGTCGCGGATCAGGACCCCCTGCCGGTCGAGCCGGGCGGTCACCTGCTGCTCGATCTCGTCCTCCGCGAACAGCCCGGCGCCGGCCAGGATGGCGCGGGCGTAGCCCTCGGTCTGCGACAGGCCCGGCACGTAGAGCGGCTCGAACGAGCGCAAGGCCGTCGCCTCCTGCTCGATCCCGGCCCAGTCGCGGAACCACGGCACCACGGTCTCCCGGCTGATCCGTTTCTGGATGCGCTCGAACCGCCCGTCCGCGCCGAGGACCGCGTCGCACCGGCGGGCGAAGTCCAGGCTCGGCCTGCGCTCGCAGGTCTCCACCTTGGCCACCAGCGCGCCCGAATAGCTCAGGGCCTCGGCGAGGGTGGTCTGGGACATGCCGTTGGCGGCCCGAACGAGCCGCAACTCCTCCGCAAAGTGGTCCAACATGGACGAACGTTCCACGGACAGCCTCCGTACATCCTCGGACCGCCTGGGGTCGACCGCCGTACGCGCTGGTCGTCGGCGCGCGGGACCTCCCACCGTAGTCGCGTCGCCAACACACTGTCACGCAGCGGAACCGCTCACGGGATCGGACGGCGGGCGGAACCAGGCCGGGAGCGCCCCGGCCCGACAGCTCCGGGGCGCTCTCTCCCACCTCGACGGAGGCACGATGCGACTCAGGTTCTGGCGCGGCGCGCGCCCGACGCCGCCCACCCCGTTCCCGATGCCACCCGTCCCGCTCCCCCGACGTGCGCCGAACCAACACCCGTCATGGGCGACCGCCCCGACGGAGGTCCCCACCGACGACCCGACCCGGCCCACCTGGGCGACCGCCCCGACGCGGGCCTTCCCCGTCAGCCGACCCGGCTGCCCGGGGCGGCTGACCCGCGCGCAGGAGTGGCGGGCGAACGGCGGCCGGTGCTCGGGCGGCTCGGAGGGCCCGCGCTGATGCCGCGCCACCGCCCACACGTGCCGGCCCGCCCGTCCTGGCGCTGCCGGGTGTGCGGAGCCGCGTGGCCGTGCTCACCGGCCCGGCTGGCCCTGCTCGGCGAGTACCGCGAGAACCGGATTGGGCTGCTGGTCTACCTCGGAACGCTGATGGCCGAGGCCGTGACCGACGTGGCCGACCTGAACGGTCCGACAGCGTCGGCGAACCTGCACGACCGTTTCCTGGCCTGGGCCCGGGCCCGGGGCGACGGCGGCCACGACAGATCTGGACAGCCTTAATCTACATAGGTAGGGTAAGGGCATGGAGCCGCTCGAACGGATCGGTGGCGCCACCGTCGACGTGCTGCGCGTCCTGCTCGACGGGGGGCGGCCGCGCTGGGGCCTGGAGATCATCAAAGTGACCGGCCGCCCGTCCGGCAGCGTCTACCCGCTGTTGGAGCGCCTGGAACGGCACGGCTGGGTCACCTCCTCCTGGGAGGAGGAGATGGATCGGCGCGGACCCCGACGACGCATGTACGAGCTGACCGCCGACGGCGCCCGGGAGGCACAGCGGGTGTGCGCCCGAGCGGCCACGCGGGTCACCCCTGTCCGGTCCACCCGGCCCCGGGAGGCCTGATGGATCGGCTGACCGTCGCGCTCGCCCTGGTCCGCTGTGCCGCCGCACTGCTGCCCAGCCCACACCGCGCCCGCTACCTCGAACAGTGGCGGGCCGACGTGCGGGGAGCCGCCGGGCTGGACCTGTCACCCCTGCGCCTCGCGGTGGGGACCACCGTCGCCGCCGCACGGATCGCCGTCATCTACCGAAAGGGATCACACGCCATGCAACCCATCGGCCCGCTCGCCCTCGCCCTGCGGCTCGTCGGCGGTCCCGGTGCCCGCCGCCGCGCCGTGACGCTCGCCGCGCTGTTCGGATTCGCCCTGCTGGCCGGCCTCGGACTGCTCCTCACCGGGTGACCCGGTCAGGAGAGGGCGGCGCGGGGCGACACCGCCGTTGGGTCGGACAGACGACTCATCGTCCACGTGACGATCCCAGGACCGGCGGAGCCCCACGCCGTGGCGATCAGTCCACCAACGTGCGGCCGGTGAGGTGCAGGAAGACGTCCTCCAGGCTGCTGCGCCGGACCAGCACGTTGACCGGATGCAGGCCCAGCCCGGTGACCTCGGTCACCGCCGCGTCGCCGTCGGCCACATAGAGCAGGATCCGGTCGGGCAGCACCTCGACTCGCTCGCCCAGCCCGTCGAGCTTGCCCGCGAACGCCTCCTGCGATTCGGCGGCGAAGCGCAGCTCGACCACCTCCCGGGTGGAGTGCCGCTCGATCAGCGCCCGGGGCGAGCCCTCGGCGACGATCCGCCCGCCGTCCATCACCACCAGGCGGTCACAGAGCTGCTCGGCCTCGTCCATGTAGTGCGTGGTGAGCACCAGCGTGACGCCCTGCTGCTTGAGCCGGAACAGCCGCTCCCACACCAGGTGCCGGGCCTGCGGGTCGAGACCGGTGGTCGGCTCGTCGAGCAACACGATCTCCGGCTCGTTGACCAGCGCGCGGGCGATGGTGAGCCGGCGTTTCATGCCGCCGGACAACGGCTCGACCTTGCTGTCGGCCCGCTCGGCGAGCTGCACGAAGTCGAGCAACTCGGCGGCGCGGGCGCGGGCCACCCGGCGCGGGATGCCGAAGTATCGCGCGTAAGTCGTCAGATTCTCCCGGACGGTCAGCTCCGGGTCGAGGTTGTCGAGCTGGGGGCAGACGCCGAGCCGGGCCCGGATGGCGGGGCCGTCGCGCACCGGATCCATGCCGAGGATGCGCAGCTGTCCGCCGCTGGGGGGCGAGATGCAGCCGACCATCCGCATGGTGGACGACTTGCCGGCGCCGTTGGGCCCGAGGAAGCCGAACGCCTCACCGGCGCGGACCTCCACGTCGATGCCGTCCACGGCGGTGAAGTCGCCGAACCGCTTCACCAGCCCCCGTGCCTGGATGAGTGGTTGTGCCATGGTCACCCCCCGACCTTAGCGATCAGGTCCGACACTCCCCACCGAGTTACCGCGCGGCGGTACCGCAGCGGCACAGCGGCAACGACGAGCACAGCGGCAACGACGAGCACAGCGGCAACGACGAGCACAGCGCTGACCGCACGTGGCACCTGACCACGCACGGGCTGCCGCCGCCACGCGCAACCGGTCAGGCGTCGCGGGACGTCGTCGCGTCCCGGGCCGCCGCGACCAGACGGTCGGTCGCCGCGAGCACGTCCGGGTCGTCCGGGGGCGTTCCCGGCTCGAACCGGACCGTCCAGGTCAGACCGTCGACCCCGGGCACCCGCCGGGCGACCACCCGCCCCGCCCCGCCGGGCACCGGGTGGAGCTGGGTGTACGCCACCGACTTCGTGACCCGGGTCCGCACCTGGTGCGGCAGGTCCGCCGGGTCGACCAACAGGTACGTCTCGGCGGGCAGGTCGGCGACGACCAGGTAGCCCTCGCGCTCGGTGACATGTTCGGCGGGGGTGACGGTCAGCTCCCGCCCGGACCAGACGGCCTTGAGGATGTCGTGCCACCCGATCCGGTGCCCCCGACCCGGCAGCCACAGCCCCCGGTCGGTGGCGACCAGCACCCCGTCGGCCTCGCCGCTGCCGGCGGCGGCCCAGTCGAGCACGCGCTCGTCGGGGCCGAGCGGCGGACGGTCGGCCGGCGGCAGCTTCGGCCGGCGGCGGAACAGCGCCATCTAGAGTCCCTTCCAGGACGGTGCCATCCAGAGTCCCTTCCAGGACGGTGCCATCTAGAGCCCTCCCGCGGCCTGCTCGCGCAGCGCCCGGGCGTGCTGCTCCAGCGACAACAGCTCGCCGAAGGCGGCGAAGTACTCGTCCTTGTTGCTGACCGGGTTGATCCGCTGGATCTTGGACTTGAGGTCCCGGATCCGGCCGGTCACCGAGCCCCACTGCAACCGCGCCATCGTCACCGAGAGGTAGCGCGGATCAGGCTCCCCGTCGATGCGCAGTGGCTCGACGGCCAGCTCACCGACGAGCGCCTTGGCGGCGAGGTCGTCACAGGCGTCGCGGACCGACTCGATCCACACCGCGCCGCCGGTGGCCGCCGCCACCCCACCGGCCGCCGCGACCGCCGACCGGACCGCCACGTGTACGGGGTGTCGGTACTCGGTGGCCTCGACCGCGTCGAACATCGGCCCGGCCAGCACCGGCACCTGCAGGGCCAGCTTCAGCGCCTCGCGCTCGACCATCGACTGCGGGCTGTCCACGGTCGGCTCGGCGGGGGCGGAACGGGCGGCCGCCCCCCGGTCCGACGCGGGGGCGTTACCGGCTTCCAGCACCGCCCGCAGCACCGGCTCGATCTCCATGCCCAGGTCGCCGGCGAGCTTGCGGACGTACTCCGGGCGCTTCTCCCGATCCTTGATCTTGGCAACCAGCGGCGCCGCCCGACGCATCGCCTCCACCCGGCCGTCGACGGTGTCCAGGTCGTACCGGCTGATCGCATGCCGCAGCGCGAAGTCGACGAGCGGCTCGCGGCGGGCGACCAGATCACGGACCGCGAGGTCACCCTTGGCCAGGCGCAGCTCGCACGGATCCATGTTGTCCGGGCTGACGGCGATGAAGGTACGCCCGACAAAGCGCTGGTCGTCGTCGAACGCGCGCAGCGCCGCCTTCTGCCCGGCGGCATCCCCGTCGAAGGTGAAAATGATCTCACCGGCGACCGCGTCGGTGTCGAGCAGCAACCGGCGCAGCACCCCGATGTGGTCGACGCCGAACGCGGTGCCGCAGGTCGCCACGGCGGTCGGCACCCCGGCCAGGTGACAGGCCATCACGTCGGTGTACCCCTCGACGACGACCACCTTGCCCTGCTTGGCGATCTCCCGCTTGGCCTGGTCGATGCCGTAGAGGACGTGCGACTTCTTGTAGATCGGTGTCTCGGGGGTGTTCAGGTACTTCGGGCCGTCGTCGTCGTCGAAGAGTTTGCGGGCGCCGAAGCCGATCACGCCACCGGTCAGGTCGCGGATCGGCCAGAGCAGCCGCCGGCGGAACCGGTCGATCAGGCTACCCGAACGGGCCGGGCGGGACAGCCCGGCAGTCACCAGCTCGTCGTGGCTGAAGCCCCGCTGGCGCAGGTGCTTCGTCAGCAGGTCCCACCCGTCCGGGGCGAAGCCGCAGCCGTACCGCTCGGCGGCGGCCCGGTCGAAGCCGCGGCGGGCCAGGAACTCACGGGCCGGCCGGGCACCGGGCGTGGTGAGCTGGGCCCGGTAGAACTCGACGGCGGCGGCGTGCGCGGCGACCAGCCGCTGCCGCTGTCCCTGCTGCGGGCGGGAGCGCGGGGTCGGAGTATCGGCCGCCACGTACCGCAGCTGGATGCCGGCGCGGGCGGCGAGCCGCTCGATCGACTCCACGAAGGTGAGGTGCTCGGCGTCCATCAGGAACTTGATCGCGTCCCCGCCGGCGCCGCAGCCGAAGCAATACCACACGTTCCGGGCGGGCGAGACGTTGAACGACGGGCTCTTCTCGTCGTGGAACGGGCAGAGCCCCTTCAGGTTGCCGCCGCCGGCGGACCGGAGGGTGACCGACTCGGAGATGACGTCGGCGATCGAGGTGCGCTCGCGGACCAGCGCGATGTCCTCGTCCCGGATCCGCCCCACCATCTCCGCCACCCCCTCGGTCTCCGCCACCCCCTCGGGTCTACATCCTGCCCTGTCCGGCCGACAACGCGCCGCCGGGGGACACGGGTGTGGTGCCCCGCCCGGTCAGTGGAGCCGGCGGCGCAGGTAGCGGCGGACCGGCGGCGGGTCCTCCTCCTCGTACGAACGGGCGGTGCGGACCGCGGCGGCCAGCCCGTAGCGGGGGTTGCGCGGCGGCGGACTGGCCGCCGGATCCCGGGACATGTCCTTGACCAGCGCGGCGGCCAGCCCCAGCATCACCACCACGAACGGCAGGGCCACCAGGATCGTGGCCTGTTGCAGGGCGCTCAACCCACCGGCCAGCAGCAGCACCCCGGCCACCGAACCGATCAGCACCCCCCACGTCACCACGAGCGCGCGGTGCGGGCGCAGGGCGCCCCGGGAGGTGAGCGACCCGAGCACCAGTGAGGCCGAGTCGGCGCTGGTCACGAAGTAGAGCGCGATCAGCGTCATGGCCAACACGCTGGTCAGCGCCGCCAGGGGCAACGCGTCCAGCAGGCCGAAGAGCGCCTGCTCGGAGCTGGCGTCCACGTCGGCGACCAGGTCCCGGACGCCGGTGGCCTGCACACGCAGCGCGGTACCGCCCATCACCGCGAACCACACCGCGCTGGCACCGCTGGGCACCAGGAGGACACCGACCAGGAACTGCCGGACGGTCCGTCCTCGGGAGATACGCGCGATGAAGGTGCCCACGAACGGCGCCCACGAGATCCACCACGCCCAGTAGAAGATCGTCCAGGAGCCCAACCAGGCGGGGTCGGAGAACGCACCGGTGCGGGTGGACATGAAGATCAGATTGGTGAGGTAGTCACCAACCGAGGCGGGCAGCACCTCCAGGGCGTAGATGGTCGGCCCGACCACGAAGACGAAGAGCATCAGCAGCACCGCCAGCACCACGTTGGTGGTGGACAGCCACTTGATGCCCCGGTGTAGGCCGGAGAAGGCGGAGAACACGAAGGCCAGGGTGAGCGCACCGATCACCACCAGCTCCACGGCGGTGGTGTTCGGGACGCCGGCCACCAGGTCCAGCCCGGCGGCGACCTGGAGCGCGCCCAGACCGAGGCTGGTCGCCGAGCCGAAGACGGTGGCGAAGACCGCCAGCAGGTCGATGGTGCGTCCGGCCGGCCCGTCGGCCCGGTCGCCGAGCAGCGGCCGGAAGGCCGCCGAGATCCGGTTCTCCCGTCCTTTGCGAAACGTCGAGTACGCCAGCGCGAGGGCCACCACCGCGTAGATCGCCCACGGGTGCAGCGTCCAGTGGAAGAGCGTGTACTGCATCGCCGCCGAACCGGCCGCACCGGTCTGCGGCTCGACCCCGGTGGCCGGCGGCGGCGTCGCGTAGTGCTGGATGGGCTCGGCCACGGCGAAGAAGACCAGGCCGATGCCCATCCCGGCGCTGAACATCATCGCGACCCAGGCCAGCGTGTTGAACTCCGGCTCGTCCGAGTCGGCGCCCAACCTGATCCGGCCGAACCTGGTCGCCGCGATCACCACCGCCAGCACCAGGAAGGCATCGGCGGCCAGCACGAAGAACCAGCCGAACGTGCTGATCGCCCAGGTCAGACCAGCCTCGCCGAAGCCGGCCAGGGAACCGCGGGCCAGCACGCCCCAGGCCACGACCGCCAGTACGCCCCCGACGCCGAGCGCCAGCACCACCCGGTCCACCCGGCCGGCGGTCCGCGACCCCTCCCCCACCCGCTCGCCCATAACCACCCCCTTGCCCATCCTGCTGCCGGTCGGGGGGACGTGCGGGTGAAATCGGTCGAGGCGCATTCCCCGGCCGGGAACGCGCGGGCCGGCGTGGCTGCCGGATTCGCCGGCGGCCGCCGGTCAGGACACCACCGTCTCCTCCGCCTCGAGCTGACGATTCCAATCCGGCTTGCTGGCCCGCCAGCCCTCGTCGTCCATGCCCCGCCGCCAGTAGCCGGAGATCGAAAGCCGTTCCCGGGGGATGCCCCGGTCGACGCGCAGCAGCCGGCGCAGTTCCCGGACGAAGGTCGCCTCGCCGTGGACGAAGGCGTGCACGTCGCCGGGCGGGAAGTCCAGCGCACGCACCGCCGCGACGAGCGCCTCGCCGACCGGCCGGTCACCGCGGTGCAGCCAGGTCAGGTCCAGCCGCCCCGGGCTGGGCAGGTGCTGCTCCTCCGTCGGGTCGCCGATCTCGGCGAGGACGATGGCCGGCGCGCCGGCCGGCAGCCGCTCCAGCGCGACGGCGATGGCGGGCAGCGCGCTCTCGTCGCCGACCAGCAGGTGCCAGTCGGCGTCCGGGTTGGGGGCGTACGCCCCACCGGGGCCGGTGAAGTGCACCGGGTCGCCGGGACGCAACGTCGCCGTCCACGGTCCGGCCAGCCCTTCGTCGCCGTGGTGCACCACGTCCACGGTCAGCTCGCCGGCGACCGGGTCGTACGCCCGCACGGTGTACGCGCGCAGCCGTGGCCACTGCGCGGGCGGCAGGTCACGGCGGATGCCGGCCAGATCGATCGGCTCCGGGTACGCCACCCCGGGCACCGGAAAGAGGATCTTGATGTAGTGGTCGGTGAATTCACCCACCGGCAGCTCGGCCAGCTCGTCGCCGCCGAACACCAGCCGGACCAGGTGCGGGGTGGGCCGCGTGATCCGGACGACCCGGGCGGACGTGACCTTCTTCGGACGCTCCGTCATCCGGTTAGGCTAACCTAAGTCACGCGGTCCGCCCATCACCGGTCGCGGAGCACCCGCGCGGGCGCCGCCGACCAGCCGGGCGTGCCAGTCCACCGCCGCCGGGTCGGTCAGCGACGCGACCTGGTCGATCACCACCCGCAGCCGGGCCACGTCGTCCGTGGCGGCGTGCCAGAGCGGCGCGAAGACCGGGTCCAGCCCGTCCGGCGCCCGGTCAGCCAGGACGCCCACCAGGCCGGCGAGGATCCCGCGCTGCCACTCGTAGCGGTCCCGGAAGCCGGGCCGGCGCATCACGTACCGCAGGGCGATGCCCTTGAGCAGCGCGCACCGCGCACGGATCCGGCGCGGCACAACCAGGTCGGCGGCGTACCGCCGGTGCGGGCCGGGACCGAACCGCTCCTCGGTGGCGGCCACCGCGCCGGAGACGAAACGCCCGGTCAGCACGCTGGTGGTCGCCTTCAGGGCGGACTGCGCCCGGTGACTGCCGTCGTAGTCGGCCAGCGGCGCGAGGACCGGATCGGCGAGGAGGTCGACCAGCACCTCCGCGAGGTCGGCAGGCGACTCACCGGAGTACGTCGCGGCGACGTCGGCGCAGAGCGCCGCCCGCTCGGCCGGGTCCACCAGCAGCGGCCGCAGCGTCAGGTACCCGCCGTGGATGCCGTCCTCGACGTCGTGCACCGAGTACGCGACATCGTCGGCCCAGTCCATCACCTGCGCCTCCAGGCAGCGCCGAGGCCCCGCGACGCCAGCCCGCAGCCAGTCGAAGACCGGCCGGTCGTCGGTGTACACGCCGAACTTGCGCTCGCCCGGCCGGCGGGGCCAGGGATACTTGCTGACCGCGTCGAGCGAGGCCCGGGTGAGGT
The sequence above is a segment of the Micromonospora sp. WMMA1363 genome. Coding sequences within it:
- a CDS encoding ABC transporter permease, with translation MVSLVLPRLVDVSAASRRSASVTQRNVAALRSVYWLLLVSGFVEPLLYLLSIGVGVGALVGDLTLPGGPVVTYAAFVAPAMLASSAMTGALAETTFNFFGKMKYMKLYDGVIATPVQPFEIALGELAWAMLRGSAYSAAFLVVMTVMDLTTAARALAAFPAAVLVGFAFGALGMAISTFMRSWQDFDLMGSAQFVLFLFSGTFIPAEGYPALLRWLVEVTPLYRAVHLIRGITVGTAGWVWLLDVLYLVVALAAGLLIASRRMGRLLYK
- a CDS encoding deoxyguanosinetriphosphate triphosphohydrolase is translated as MTAPEPDLRRWVEEPPKDSGYGRSPYQRDRARVLHSAAFRRLAVKTQVHTAGTDDFLRTRLTHSLEVAQIAREMGARLGCDPDVVDAAGLAHDLGHPPFGHNGEDVLDTLAAACGGFEGNAQTLRVLTRLEAKVIGPDGASAGLNLTRASLDAVSKYPWPRRPGERKFGVYTDDRPVFDWLRAGVAGPRRCLEAQVMDWADDVAYSVHDVEDGIHGGYLTLRPLLVDPAERAALCADVAATYSGESPADLAEVLVDLLADPVLAPLADYDGSHRAQSALKATTSVLTGRFVSGAVAATEERFGPGPHRRYAADLVVPRRIRARCALLKGIALRYVMRRPGFRDRYEWQRGILAGLVGVLADRAPDGLDPVFAPLWHAATDDVARLRVVIDQVASLTDPAAVDWHARLVGGARAGAPRPVMGGPRDLG
- the dnaG gene encoding DNA primase yields the protein MVGRIRDEDIALVRERTSIADVISESVTLRSAGGGNLKGLCPFHDEKSPSFNVSPARNVWYCFGCGAGGDAIKFLMDAEHLTFVESIERLAARAGIQLRYVAADTPTPRSRPQQGQRQRLVAAHAAAVEFYRAQLTTPGARPAREFLARRGFDRAAAERYGCGFAPDGWDLLTKHLRQRGFSHDELVTAGLSRPARSGSLIDRFRRRLLWPIRDLTGGVIGFGARKLFDDDDGPKYLNTPETPIYKKSHVLYGIDQAKREIAKQGKVVVVEGYTDVMACHLAGVPTAVATCGTAFGVDHIGVLRRLLLDTDAVAGEIIFTFDGDAAGQKAALRAFDDDQRFVGRTFIAVSPDNMDPCELRLAKGDLAVRDLVARREPLVDFALRHAISRYDLDTVDGRVEAMRRAAPLVAKIKDREKRPEYVRKLAGDLGMEIEPVLRAVLEAGNAPASDRGAAARSAPAEPTVDSPQSMVEREALKLALQVPVLAGPMFDAVEATEYRHPVHVAVRSAVAAAGGVAAATGGAVWIESVRDACDDLAAKALVGELAVEPLRIDGEPDPRYLSVTMARLQWGSVTGRIRDLKSKIQRINPVSNKDEYFAAFGELLSLEQHARALREQAAGGL
- a CDS encoding siderophore-interacting protein — protein: MTERPKKVTSARVVRITRPTPHLVRLVFGGDELAELPVGEFTDHYIKILFPVPGVAYPEPIDLAGIRRDLPPAQWPRLRAYTVRAYDPVAGELTVDVVHHGDEGLAGPWTATLRPGDPVHFTGPGGAYAPNPDADWHLLVGDESALPAIAVALERLPAGAPAIVLAEIGDPTEEQHLPSPGRLDLTWLHRGDRPVGEALVAAVRALDFPPGDVHAFVHGEATFVRELRRLLRVDRGIPRERLSISGYWRRGMDDEGWRASKPDWNRQLEAEETVVS
- a CDS encoding flavin reductase, which translates into the protein MPRHRPHVPARPSWRCRVCGAAWPCSPARLALLGEYRENRIGLLVYLGTLMAEAVTDVADLNGPTASANLHDRFLAWARARGDGGHDRSGQP
- a CDS encoding DUF397 domain-containing protein, with the protein product MDLTGAAWRKSTRSNGSGGNCVEVADNLPGRVAVRDSKDPGGPVLAFAPETWRAFVAHAPERR
- a CDS encoding helix-turn-helix transcriptional regulator: MLDHFAEELRLVRAANGMSQTTLAEALSYSGALVAKVETCERRPSLDFARRCDAVLGADGRFERIQKRISRETVVPWFRDWAGIEQEATALRSFEPLYVPGLSQTEGYARAILAGAGLFAEDEIEQQVTARLDRQGVLIRDRPPLLSVVVDEYLLRRRVGGPEVMREQLQHLVKLGKTLPRVRIQVVPLSAGAYAGLDGPFVIATSPAGEDVVYLDGQRHGQVIDRADYVQQMVEVWESIRGEALSQQQSLDLIAEVAETWT
- a CDS encoding PadR family transcriptional regulator encodes the protein MEPLERIGGATVDVLRVLLDGGRPRWGLEIIKVTGRPSGSVYPLLERLERHGWVTSSWEEEMDRRGPRRRMYELTADGAREAQRVCARAATRVTPVRSTRPREA
- a CDS encoding ABC transporter permease; the protein is MTEMARDRARPALPRVPALAVLAHYLVGYRRTWRAGVFSSFLLPALTVLGFGVGVGAYIDRGVGGVSYLSWIVGGLLASTALQVAIAESTWPVFSNFQWIKTYFAQSAAPLRVGDILGGHLAYVLFRVLTSATAFLVVTGLLGALRSPWAVLALPVAALLGLAVAAPTFAYAAAVDSDSWLAMLFRFAVIPMTLFAGVFFPVESLPLALRWLAYATPLWHAVDLSRAATLGIAPQWSVAGHLLYLAAWVVGGWLLARRAFGRRLVV
- a CDS encoding ABC transporter ATP-binding protein, which gives rise to MTMAQPLIQARGLVKRFGDFTAVDGIDVEVRAGEAFGFLGPNGAGKSSTMRMVGCISPPSGGQLRILGMDPVRDGPAIRARLGVCPQLDNLDPELTVRENLTTYARYFGIPRRVARARAAELLDFVQLAERADSKVEPLSGGMKRRLTIARALVNEPEIVLLDEPTTGLDPQARHLVWERLFRLKQQGVTLVLTTHYMDEAEQLCDRLVVMDGGRIVAEGSPRALIERHSTREVVELRFAAESQEAFAGKLDGLGERVEVLPDRILLYVADGDAAVTEVTGLGLHPVNVLVRRSSLEDVFLHLTGRTLVD
- a CDS encoding BCCT family transporter; protein product: MGERVGEGSRTAGRVDRVVLALGVGGVLAVVAWGVLARGSLAGFGEAGLTWAISTFGWFFVLAADAFLVLAVVIAATRFGRIRLGADSDEPEFNTLAWVAMMFSAGMGIGLVFFAVAEPIQHYATPPPATGVEPQTGAAGSAAMQYTLFHWTLHPWAIYAVVALALAYSTFRKGRENRISAAFRPLLGDRADGPAGRTIDLLAVFATVFGSATSLGLGALQVAAGLDLVAGVPNTTAVELVVIGALTLAFVFSAFSGLHRGIKWLSTTNVVLAVLLMLFVFVVGPTIYALEVLPASVGDYLTNLIFMSTRTGAFSDPAWLGSWTIFYWAWWISWAPFVGTFIARISRGRTVRQFLVGVLLVPSGASAVWFAVMGGTALRVQATGVRDLVADVDASSEQALFGLLDALPLAALTSVLAMTLIALYFVTSADSASLVLGSLTSRGALRPHRALVVTWGVLIGSVAGVLLLAGGLSALQQATILVALPFVVVMLGLAAALVKDMSRDPAASPPPRNPRYGLAAAVRTARSYEEEDPPPVRRYLRRRLH